The proteins below are encoded in one region of Flavobacterium nackdongense:
- a CDS encoding SDR family NAD(P)-dependent oxidoreductase: protein MNFILTGATSGIGFETLQQLVKNKHNVIAIGRDFSKISSFIRDNKNQIREYVFDFDKVKEIERLFLAFELNSEKFDGLIHCAGVEETMPLTLCTPDKMQQIYDVNVLAGIELLRIFTKKKYSNDGASIVFLSSVMGVLGQPGKIGYCSTKAAVLGMVKASALEFAKRKIRVNAVLPGVVNTPMTKKLFANIEESKIKQIVEMHPLGLGEVTDVVPIILFLLSPDSKWITGQNFVVDGGYSVQ from the coding sequence GTGAATTTTATCTTAACAGGTGCCACATCAGGAATTGGTTTTGAAACTTTACAACAGTTAGTTAAAAATAAGCATAATGTCATTGCCATAGGGAGAGATTTCTCAAAAATAAGCTCCTTTATTCGGGACAATAAAAATCAAATACGTGAATATGTGTTTGATTTTGATAAGGTTAAGGAAATTGAAAGATTATTTTTGGCTTTTGAATTAAATAGTGAAAAATTTGATGGTTTAATTCATTGTGCTGGAGTCGAAGAAACAATGCCATTGACTTTATGTACTCCGGATAAAATGCAGCAAATTTATGATGTAAATGTTCTAGCCGGTATTGAATTACTGCGTATTTTTACCAAGAAGAAATACAGTAATGATGGTGCCAGTATCGTTTTCTTATCTTCGGTCATGGGTGTTTTAGGACAGCCGGGTAAAATAGGGTATTGTTCTACAAAAGCTGCAGTATTGGGTATGGTTAAGGCGAGTGCATTGGAGTTTGCAAAAAGAAAAATTAGAGTTAATGCAGTTTTACCTGGTGTAGTGAATACACCTATGACTAAAAAATTGTTTGCCAATATTGAGGAAAGTAAAATAAAACAAATTGTAGAAATGCATCCATTGGGGTTAGGAGAAGTTACAGATGTTGTTCCTATTATTCTTTTTCTACTTTCTCCAGATTCAAAATGGATTACAGGACAAAATTTTGTTGTCGATGGAGGTTACTCTGTACAGTAA
- a CDS encoding ketoacyl-ACP synthase III has product MGVVIKAIEYVYPQNKITNNDLGKLFANYDFSSFEKKVGVKSRYWVHKETAFDLAILACKRLFLSCDKADIDYVLYCTQSPEYFLPTTACILQNTLGLKKEIGALDFNLGCSGYTYGLSLAKGLIDSGQAKNVLLVTAETYSKYLHPKDRSNRAIFGDAATASLISCDEFDGVGQFHFGTDGSGYDKLIVKNGCSRFPFDSEAPEIGYGTDNIYTDNHLYMNGPDVFNFTNEVIPDFTKEILLKNNVQIEDINQFVFHQANAFMLNFIRKRLNIPSEKFFIDLEDGGNTVSCTIPIALKKYSQTLTESEKIIVVGFGVGLSWSGGLIKINCKL; this is encoded by the coding sequence ATGGGGGTTGTTATAAAGGCGATAGAATATGTTTATCCTCAAAATAAAATCACAAATAATGACTTAGGAAAGTTGTTTGCGAATTATGATTTTTCAAGTTTTGAGAAAAAAGTAGGGGTTAAAAGCCGCTATTGGGTTCATAAAGAAACAGCATTTGATCTAGCAATTCTAGCTTGTAAAAGGCTTTTCTTGTCTTGCGATAAAGCGGATATTGATTATGTGTTATATTGTACTCAAAGTCCTGAATATTTCTTGCCAACGACCGCTTGTATTTTGCAAAACACACTCGGACTAAAAAAAGAAATAGGAGCATTAGATTTTAACTTGGGTTGTTCAGGATATACCTATGGGCTTAGTCTAGCAAAGGGATTGATTGATTCTGGACAAGCTAAAAATGTTTTGTTAGTTACTGCCGAAACCTATTCTAAATACCTTCATCCCAAAGATCGGTCAAATCGTGCAATATTTGGTGATGCTGCAACAGCTTCCTTAATTTCTTGCGATGAATTTGATGGAGTTGGTCAATTTCATTTTGGCACAGATGGGTCAGGGTATGATAAACTGATTGTTAAAAACGGTTGCAGCAGATTTCCTTTTGATTCGGAAGCTCCCGAAATTGGTTATGGTACAGATAATATTTATACCGATAATCATTTGTATATGAACGGTCCTGATGTTTTCAATTTTACCAATGAAGTTATCCCTGATTTTACTAAAGAAATACTTTTAAAAAACAATGTTCAGATTGAGGACATCAATCAGTTTGTATTTCATCAAGCCAATGCGTTTATGCTAAATTTTATCCGTAAAAGGTTAAATATCCCAAGTGAAAAATTTTTCATTGACCTTGAAGATGGTGGGAATACAGTTTCTTGTACTATACCCATTGCTTTAAAGAAATATAGTCAAACCTTAACTGAATCTGAAAAAATAATAGTCGTTGGTTTTGGAGTAGGTTTGTCGTGGTCCGGAGGATTAATAAAAATAAATTGTAAATTATAA
- a CDS encoding DegT/DnrJ/EryC1/StrS family aminotransferase yields the protein MNKPKIWLSSPHMGGGEQKFIQEAFDTNWIAPLGANVNGLENDLENYLGEDKFVGALSSGTAAVHLGLILLGVEAGDEVICQSLTFSASANPILYLGATPVFVDSEYDTWNICPQSLEKAIQDRIAKGKKPKVIVAVHLYGVPYKIEEIRAVADRYEIPILEDSAEAIGSSYKGQKCGTFGEIGILSFNGNKVITTSGGGAIITKTKEVKEKALFFATQSRDNAVHYQHSEIGYNYRLSNICAGIGRGQMEVLDARVQARRMMHDFYVDLFKEVAGVTVFTAPNNDYFANYWLSAVLIDPQLTKGIDRESVRLVFEVENIECRPIWKPMHLQPIFEKYPFYGTTVAATLFENGLCLPSGSNLTDEDRARISEVVKKIFK from the coding sequence ATGAATAAACCAAAAATATGGCTTTCCTCGCCGCATATGGGTGGAGGTGAACAAAAATTTATACAAGAAGCATTTGATACCAATTGGATTGCGCCACTTGGCGCTAATGTGAATGGGCTAGAAAACGATTTGGAAAATTATCTAGGCGAAGATAAATTTGTTGGTGCCTTAAGTTCGGGAACCGCCGCGGTTCATCTTGGTCTTATTTTATTAGGAGTTGAAGCAGGTGATGAGGTCATTTGTCAAAGTTTGACTTTTTCGGCTTCGGCCAATCCAATTCTCTATCTTGGAGCCACGCCCGTATTTGTGGATAGTGAATACGATACTTGGAATATATGCCCACAATCTTTAGAAAAAGCAATTCAGGACAGGATTGCTAAAGGGAAAAAGCCAAAAGTAATCGTTGCGGTTCATTTGTATGGAGTTCCTTATAAAATAGAAGAAATTAGAGCTGTAGCGGATCGGTATGAAATTCCAATTTTGGAAGACAGTGCAGAGGCGATTGGTAGCAGTTATAAGGGGCAAAAGTGCGGGACCTTTGGCGAAATTGGTATTTTGTCCTTTAATGGGAATAAGGTGATAACCACCTCAGGTGGAGGCGCTATTATTACCAAGACCAAAGAAGTAAAAGAAAAAGCCTTATTTTTTGCCACTCAATCCCGAGATAATGCAGTGCATTATCAACACAGTGAAATAGGCTATAATTACCGTTTGAGTAATATTTGTGCAGGAATAGGAAGAGGACAGATGGAAGTACTGGATGCACGTGTGCAGGCTCGTAGGATGATGCACGATTTCTATGTTGATTTATTCAAAGAAGTTGCAGGAGTTACTGTTTTTACAGCTCCCAATAACGATTATTTTGCTAATTATTGGTTGAGTGCTGTTTTGATCGATCCCCAATTGACTAAAGGCATTGATCGAGAATCAGTGCGCTTGGTTTTTGAAGTGGAAAATATAGAATGTCGTCCTATTTGGAAACCTATGCATTTGCAACCCATTTTTGAAAAATACCCTTTTTATGGTACTACTGTGGCGGCTACTTTGTTTGAAAACGGCTTGTGTTTGCCCTCGGGTTCCAATCTGACTGATGAAGACAGAGCACGAATCAGTGAAGTAGTAAAGAAAATTTTTAAGTAA
- a CDS encoding polysaccharide deacetylase family protein, with translation MENGKFIISLDFELHWGAAEKWDLKLKKGYFDTTRESIPKVLLLFEKYNIHATWATVGFLFAKNKKQLLEFCPVVRPTYQNGLLSYYSLIENDEVGENEIDDPYHYAPSLIALILKTPNQEVGTHTFSHYYCNEKGQNKHQFEADLIAAQCLAKENFNIELKSLVFPRNQFNADYIDVAKRNGIKVVRTNPDVWFWKSTADIMSLARGLDTLIQISKKLVFSVPHQIHDDFLLLPASRFFRPYREKEKLIQRLKIQRIINEMTFAAKHNKAYHLWWHPHNFGYFLDDNMFYLEIILNHYQKLNAKYGFVSSSMSGLYL, from the coding sequence ATGGAAAATGGAAAATTTATAATTTCACTCGATTTTGAATTGCATTGGGGCGCAGCGGAAAAGTGGGATTTAAAACTCAAAAAGGGTTATTTTGACACCACTCGCGAAAGTATTCCTAAAGTATTATTGTTATTTGAAAAGTACAATATTCACGCAACTTGGGCAACGGTTGGATTTCTTTTTGCAAAAAACAAAAAACAATTACTAGAATTTTGTCCAGTAGTTCGGCCTACGTATCAAAATGGATTATTATCCTATTACTCCCTAATTGAAAACGATGAAGTAGGTGAAAATGAAATAGACGACCCCTATCATTACGCGCCATCATTGATTGCATTAATTTTAAAAACACCAAATCAGGAGGTGGGAACCCATACTTTTTCTCATTATTATTGCAATGAAAAAGGTCAAAATAAACATCAGTTCGAAGCTGATTTGATTGCGGCTCAATGTTTAGCAAAGGAAAATTTTAATATAGAATTAAAATCATTAGTATTTCCCCGAAATCAATTTAACGCAGATTATATCGATGTCGCCAAAAGGAATGGGATAAAAGTTGTTCGTACAAATCCAGATGTTTGGTTTTGGAAAAGCACAGCAGATATAATGAGTTTGGCTAGAGGATTAGATACACTTATACAAATAAGTAAAAAATTGGTTTTTAGTGTTCCACATCAAATCCATGATGATTTTTTATTATTGCCTGCAAGCAGGTTTTTTCGGCCATATAGAGAAAAAGAAAAATTAATACAAAGATTAAAAATTCAAAGAATTATAAACGAAATGACTTTTGCAGCAAAGCACAACAAAGCATATCACTTGTGGTGGCACCCTCATAATTTTGGATATTTTCTAGATGATAATATGTTCTATTTAGAAATTATATTAAACCATTACCAAAAGTTAAACGCTAAATATGGATTTGTTTCTTCTTCGATGAGTGGACTCTATTTATGA
- a CDS encoding sugar transferase translates to MYKSVFKPIFDFCLALLGLFILSPMLVLVTVLLYFANNGLPFFCQVRPGKNGRLFKIIKFKTMNDKKDAMGNLLSDGHRLTKIGKLVRKTSLDEVPQLLNVIKGDMSLIGPRPLLPEYLPLYDSLQARRHEVKPGITGWAQVNGRNAISWQQKFEYDVWYVDNISFLLDLKIVLLTVKKVFMSEGINGIGQITTKAFKGN, encoded by the coding sequence ATGTATAAATCTGTATTTAAGCCAATATTTGATTTTTGTTTGGCACTATTAGGACTATTCATTTTGAGTCCAATGTTAGTTCTGGTGACGGTTTTGTTGTATTTTGCCAATAATGGACTTCCTTTTTTTTGTCAGGTTCGGCCGGGTAAAAACGGAAGATTATTTAAAATCATCAAATTCAAAACTATGAATGATAAAAAGGATGCGATGGGGAATTTATTGTCTGATGGTCATCGATTGACAAAAATTGGTAAATTAGTCCGCAAAACCTCTTTAGATGAAGTACCTCAACTATTGAATGTAATCAAGGGAGATATGAGCCTCATAGGGCCAAGGCCATTATTGCCGGAATATTTGCCTTTATATGATTCATTGCAAGCAAGGCGGCACGAGGTAAAGCCCGGAATTACGGGTTGGGCACAAGTAAATGGAAGAAATGCCATTTCGTGGCAACAAAAATTTGAATATGACGTTTGGTATGTTGATAATATTAGTTTTTTGTTAGATTTAAAAATAGTACTTTTGACCGTTAAGAAAGTATTTATGAGTGAAGGAATTAATGGCATAGGACAAATTACAACAAAAGCTTTTAAAGGGAATTAA
- the rfbC gene encoding dTDP-4-dehydrorhamnose 3,5-epimerase, with translation MKLEPTFINDLVVLNPAVFEDERGYFFEAYNKSKFLDLGIAIDFVQDNQSFSKRGTLRGLHYQNPPYAQTKLIRVLQGEIMDVAVDLRKDSPTYGQQFGIVLSAENKKQLLVPHGFAHGFSVLSETAVVLYKCDQFYNKESEGGIRFDDPTLNIDWGMDLAAAIVSEKDLILPHFENCNSQF, from the coding sequence ATGAAATTAGAACCCACCTTTATAAATGATTTAGTTGTCCTGAATCCAGCTGTTTTTGAGGATGAAAGAGGCTATTTCTTTGAAGCGTATAACAAGAGTAAATTTCTTGATTTAGGTATTGCTATTGATTTTGTGCAGGACAATCAATCTTTTTCTAAACGAGGCACCTTGAGAGGCTTGCATTATCAAAATCCCCCTTATGCGCAGACTAAATTGATTCGCGTGTTGCAAGGGGAAATTATGGATGTAGCGGTCGATTTGAGAAAGGATTCCCCGACTTATGGACAACAATTCGGAATTGTACTGTCGGCTGAGAACAAAAAACAGCTTTTGGTTCCGCATGGTTTTGCCCATGGCTTTTCGGTTTTGAGTGAAACGGCTGTGGTGCTGTATAAATGCGACCAATTTTACAACAAGGAAAGCGAAGGCGGTATTCGTTTTGACGATCCCACATTAAATATCGATTGGGGAATGGATTTAGCGGCAGCTATTGTTTCAGAGAAAGACCTGATTTTGCCTCATTTTGAAAATTGTAATTCCCAATTTTAA
- the asnB gene encoding asparagine synthase (glutamine-hydrolyzing) yields MCGINGFVSQSPLETKTINGIMETMNNEIIHRGPDQDGFFTENNQKFSIGMAMRRLSIIDLTTGKQPIFSSDNQKIIVFNGEIYNYKKLKQEHLVGYNFKTNSDTEVIIALYEKYGVDSFSLLDGMFAFSIYDKTLNKVFIARDFFGEKPLFYCSNLDGFYWCSELKSILKIFPTKPKISKQGINLYFQLHYIPAPFTIYDSIFKLEANHYLELDCVSSNYEIKEIKENSISNYSHINKEEAVKKNRELVYKSVESRSVSDVPIGTFLSGGVDSSIVSLCLAHQTDKKIETFSVGFDKKSFDETDKSRTVAKIINSNHHEFILSENDLAESIDAILLNFDEPFADSSALPTYLVANQTKQFVTVALTGDGGDEVYGGYNKYYMGRMNRNYTKYVPQAFHVFSEHILNTLWHSKEDQRGLLFKAKRFMKAVNYEGDFYFDIVSLAFLESERKEIFNSNTYLEDPLSYFKKIIGANNKSLTDFRNIDRLLSLEGDLLVKVDRAAMLASLECRAPFLNRDLWEFTSSLPESYLINNWDKKHMLKESFKQYFPKDFLNKSKKGFGAPVGDWMRGVLKLELLFYTEKSFIEEQNIFNYEVISKLVNNHVEGKIDNTIRVFTYFCFQKWYKNNF; encoded by the coding sequence ATGTGCGGAATAAACGGATTTGTGTCTCAAAGTCCTTTAGAAACTAAAACCATTAATGGTATTATGGAGACAATGAATAATGAAATTATTCATCGTGGTCCTGATCAAGACGGTTTTTTTACTGAAAACAATCAAAAATTTTCGATAGGAATGGCCATGAGGCGATTGTCTATAATAGATTTGACCACAGGTAAGCAACCAATATTTTCTTCGGATAATCAAAAGATAATTGTTTTCAATGGCGAGATCTATAATTACAAAAAACTAAAGCAGGAGCATCTAGTTGGATATAATTTTAAAACCAATTCTGACACTGAAGTGATTATTGCCTTATATGAAAAATATGGGGTAGATTCATTTTCTTTACTAGATGGGATGTTTGCTTTTAGTATTTATGATAAAACTTTAAATAAAGTATTTATTGCCCGCGATTTTTTTGGTGAAAAGCCATTGTTTTATTGTTCTAATCTGGACGGGTTTTATTGGTGTTCGGAGTTAAAATCGATATTAAAAATTTTTCCTACTAAACCCAAAATTTCTAAGCAAGGAATAAATCTTTATTTTCAGTTGCATTATATTCCAGCTCCATTTACAATTTATGATTCTATTTTCAAATTAGAAGCCAATCATTATTTAGAATTGGATTGCGTAAGTTCTAATTATGAAATTAAAGAAATTAAAGAAAATAGTATTTCTAATTATTCTCATATAAATAAGGAAGAAGCTGTCAAAAAAAATCGCGAATTAGTTTATAAAAGCGTAGAAAGTCGCTCGGTTTCGGATGTTCCCATTGGAACATTTCTTTCAGGAGGAGTCGATTCTTCTATAGTTTCGTTATGTTTAGCTCATCAAACCGATAAAAAAATAGAAACATTTTCGGTTGGATTCGATAAGAAATCATTTGATGAAACGGATAAATCCCGTACCGTTGCAAAAATAATAAACAGCAATCACCACGAGTTTATTTTATCAGAAAACGACTTAGCCGAAAGTATTGATGCTATTCTTCTAAATTTCGATGAACCGTTTGCAGACTCATCAGCATTGCCAACTTATTTAGTAGCCAACCAGACCAAACAATTTGTTACTGTTGCCCTAACAGGTGATGGAGGAGATGAGGTTTATGGAGGGTACAATAAATACTATATGGGAAGAATGAATAGAAATTATACCAAGTATGTACCTCAGGCCTTTCATGTCTTTTCTGAACATATTTTAAATACACTTTGGCATTCAAAAGAAGATCAAAGGGGACTTTTGTTTAAAGCCAAACGCTTTATGAAGGCTGTAAATTATGAAGGTGATTTTTATTTTGATATAGTCTCACTCGCATTTTTAGAAAGTGAGAGAAAAGAAATTTTTAATTCAAATACTTACCTAGAAGACCCGCTTTCTTATTTTAAAAAAATTATTGGTGCCAATAATAAATCGCTGACCGATTTTCGAAACATCGATCGATTATTAAGTCTTGAAGGAGATTTGTTAGTTAAAGTAGATAGGGCTGCAATGTTGGCTTCTTTAGAATGTAGAGCGCCATTTCTCAATAGAGATTTATGGGAATTTACAAGTAGTTTGCCGGAGAGTTATTTGATAAATAATTGGGATAAAAAGCATATGCTTAAGGAATCATTTAAACAATATTTCCCTAAAGATTTTTTGAATAAGTCAAAAAAAGGATTTGGTGCTCCAGTAGGAGATTGGATGCGCGGTGTACTTAAATTAGAATTGTTATTTTATACTGAAAAGAGTTTTATTGAAGAACAAAATATTTTTAATTACGAAGTAATTTCAAAGCTTGTAAATAATCACGTTGAAGGAAAGATAGATAATACAATACGAGTGTTTACTTATTTTTGTTTTCAGAAATGGTATAAAAACAACTTTTAG
- a CDS encoding acyl carrier protein, translating into MTKQEFLLRLQEELELDETLDGGTNLKDLEDWDSMCAMVLIGFVSNEFEVNLKPDDLKEMTSVDSLMQRIGLEKFD; encoded by the coding sequence ATGACAAAACAAGAATTTTTGTTGCGGTTACAAGAAGAGTTAGAATTGGATGAAACGTTAGATGGAGGTACCAATTTGAAAGATTTGGAGGATTGGGATTCTATGTGTGCTATGGTGTTAATTGGATTTGTTTCAAATGAATTTGAGGTAAATCTTAAGCCAGATGATCTTAAAGAAATGACTTCCGTTGACTCTTTGATGCAAAGAATTGGATTGGAAAAATTTGATTAA
- a CDS encoding GNAT family N-acetyltransferase — protein MQNFKIYPINESSLEMYKKCFDENGSSKKTENIRWQFLQSTKSNSLVEIAFDEDKSKVAAIYAISSVKMQIDGNSLVGSQSLDTITDVDYRGLGLFITMAKSVYEKADNDKVALVYGFPNGNSIKGFKKWLGWEILDPVPFLIKPLKSKYFTNKIKALQFFPNVNLSYSSYKSNKKFSVIEKHIFSEEVNVIWKKFSNKIKVAVERDKKYLDWRYIQKPNENYKIAHCYRIDNKYLGFIVYTVKEKHNGRIGYIMELMYDLEEPTAGKTLLDYAIYNIKKEKADCILSWCLEHSPNYPVFKRSFFIDLPEKYRPIELHFGVRAFTDKIKSIVSNRENWYLSYSDSDTV, from the coding sequence ATGCAAAATTTTAAAATATATCCTATAAATGAAAGTTCATTGGAGATGTATAAAAAATGTTTTGATGAAAATGGAAGCTCAAAAAAGACAGAAAATATAAGATGGCAATTTTTGCAAAGCACAAAATCAAATTCATTAGTTGAAATCGCTTTTGACGAAGATAAAAGCAAAGTTGCTGCTATTTATGCTATTTCAAGTGTGAAGATGCAAATAGATGGAAATTCCTTGGTGGGAAGCCAATCTTTGGATACAATTACTGATGTTGATTATCGAGGGCTTGGTTTATTTATTACAATGGCAAAAAGTGTGTATGAAAAAGCGGATAATGATAAGGTTGCTTTAGTTTACGGTTTCCCGAATGGGAATTCTATTAAAGGTTTTAAAAAATGGTTAGGTTGGGAAATTTTGGATCCTGTTCCATTTCTTATTAAGCCCTTAAAATCTAAATATTTCACTAATAAAATTAAAGCATTACAATTTTTTCCTAATGTAAATTTATCATATAGTAGTTATAAATCGAATAAGAAATTTAGTGTTATCGAGAAACATATTTTTTCAGAAGAGGTGAATGTTATTTGGAAAAAGTTCTCAAATAAAATTAAAGTTGCCGTTGAAAGAGATAAAAAATATTTAGATTGGCGTTATATTCAGAAGCCAAACGAGAATTATAAAATTGCGCATTGCTATCGTATAGACAATAAATATTTAGGATTTATTGTTTACACTGTCAAAGAAAAGCACAATGGGAGAATTGGGTACATAATGGAATTGATGTATGATCTAGAAGAGCCTACAGCAGGAAAGACGCTTTTAGACTATGCAATTTATAACATAAAGAAAGAAAAGGCAGATTGCATTTTGAGTTGGTGCTTGGAGCATTCGCCTAATTATCCAGTTTTCAAAAGGTCTTTTTTTATTGATTTGCCAGAAAAATATAGACCAATAGAACTTCATTTTGGAGTAAGAGCTTTTACAGACAAAATAAAGTCAATTGTTAGCAACAGAGAAAACTGGTATTTAAGTTATTCAGATTCTGATACAGTATAA
- a CDS encoding acetyltransferase: MYLFGAGGHCKVVIDIILASKVHKIESVIDHNPKSDCIFDIPIVNFNQFTNDDGQYFIVSIGDNKKRKRVVELIKAVFVNAIHPSAIISRFAKVSEGTVVMAGAIINANTIVGKHCIINTGAIIDHDCIIEDFVHVSPNVSVAGNVTIGEGAHLGIGVTVIQGITIGKWAVLGAGAVIIENVPDYAVVVGVPGKIIKFSNKNE; encoded by the coding sequence ATGTATTTATTTGGAGCTGGTGGGCATTGCAAAGTGGTAATTGATATTATTCTAGCATCTAAAGTTCATAAGATTGAAAGTGTTATAGATCATAATCCGAAATCCGATTGTATTTTTGATATACCTATCGTGAACTTTAATCAGTTCACGAATGATGATGGTCAGTATTTTATTGTTTCGATTGGTGACAACAAAAAACGTAAAAGAGTAGTTGAACTTATAAAGGCTGTTTTTGTAAATGCGATACATCCATCCGCAATTATTTCTAGATTTGCAAAGGTTTCTGAAGGGACAGTAGTAATGGCTGGAGCCATAATTAATGCGAATACAATTGTTGGGAAGCACTGTATTATCAATACAGGAGCAATTATAGATCACGATTGCATTATTGAAGATTTTGTTCATGTTTCGCCCAATGTTTCAGTGGCTGGAAATGTAACCATTGGGGAAGGGGCGCATTTGGGGATAGGAGTAACTGTTATCCAGGGAATAACAATTGGCAAATGGGCAGTTCTTGGAGCTGGAGCGGTAATTATAGAGAATGTGCCAGACTATGCCGTAGTGGTGGGTGTGCCCGGTAAAATTATAAAATTTAGTAACAAAAATGAATAA
- a CDS encoding glycosyltransferase family 4 protein, which produces MNKKLVRITTVPISLEKLLENQLRFMSQYYDVTAISSDKERLEYIGKQQKVSVYAVEMTRKITPLQDLKSVWKLYNYFRKEKPFIVHTHTPKAGTVGMIAAKLAGVPNRLHTIAGLPLMEATGMKRKLLDLVEKITYGAATHIYPNSSGLKEIIIQENYCKPQKLTVIGNGSSNGINTNYFDTDHFSSEIKEDLKLKLGICPKDFVFIFVGRLVGDKGINELVKSFTQLNLERIKLLLVGSQESDLDPLQAETMQHINSNPNIIAVGHQNDVRPYFAISDALVFPSYREGFPNVVMQAGAMGLPCIVSNINGCNEIIKDKENGLIIPTKNAEVITNAMRILFEDAGLYVELKKKARSMITERYEQEVVWKALLAEYQKLEQYV; this is translated from the coding sequence TTGAATAAAAAATTAGTTAGAATTACCACAGTTCCCATTTCTTTAGAAAAATTATTGGAAAATCAGTTGCGTTTTATGAGTCAATATTATGATGTCACTGCCATTTCTTCTGATAAGGAACGTTTAGAATATATCGGAAAACAACAAAAAGTGTCTGTTTATGCTGTTGAAATGACAAGGAAAATTACACCTCTCCAAGATCTTAAATCGGTGTGGAAGTTGTATAACTATTTCAGAAAAGAAAAACCTTTTATTGTGCATACCCATACACCAAAGGCAGGTACTGTTGGTATGATTGCTGCGAAATTAGCCGGTGTTCCTAATAGATTGCACACCATAGCGGGACTTCCTCTCATGGAAGCGACAGGTATGAAGCGCAAGTTACTGGATTTGGTTGAAAAAATCACTTATGGTGCAGCAACACATATTTATCCGAATTCAAGTGGGTTGAAAGAAATTATAATTCAAGAAAATTATTGTAAACCCCAAAAATTAACCGTTATCGGAAATGGAAGTTCGAATGGTATCAATACGAATTATTTTGACACGGATCATTTTTCATCCGAAATCAAAGAAGATTTAAAATTAAAATTGGGCATTTGCCCCAAGGATTTTGTGTTTATTTTTGTTGGTCGCTTAGTGGGAGATAAAGGGATTAATGAATTGGTAAAGTCTTTTACACAACTTAATTTAGAACGTATTAAATTGTTATTGGTCGGTTCCCAAGAATCTGACTTAGATCCATTGCAGGCAGAAACAATGCAACACATCAATTCGAATCCCAATATTATAGCGGTCGGGCATCAAAATGATGTGCGTCCGTATTTTGCTATCTCCGATGCGTTGGTATTTCCGAGTTATCGAGAAGGATTCCCTAATGTGGTCATGCAAGCAGGAGCTATGGGATTACCCTGTATTGTTTCGAATATTAATGGGTGCAATGAAATCATAAAAGATAAAGAGAACGGTTTAATTATTCCAACAAAAAATGCAGAAGTTATCACTAATGCGATGAGAATACTCTTTGAGGATGCTGGTTTGTATGTCGAATTAAAGAAAAAGGCCCGGTCTATGATTACGGAGCGATATGAGCAGGAAGTGGTTTGGAAGGCTTTATTAGCCGAATATCAAAAACTAGAACAGTATGTATAA